The proteins below are encoded in one region of Pantoea eucalypti:
- a CDS encoding DUF4225 domain-containing protein — translation MDAALLGMMRSGGRNKAWAETMVNLEARKLIDTANRLSALHLNDGLTRMQFVQEIKSVVDKQFAAARQAKSDEECLECVKQLRSETENLEEQGRLLLTKAAQLYAKVEFVRENNKIVGYMISAVHVALSGFAVVGGALMIASMTPLGVLAGAVLVVDGLNGLSKELINNLSDVQTEGMFADGAMQAAKFMGFKPESGLALYNTVTLTASVYSVWGLARKPGAWRLFRWLPRDYFRKIDTMSRPKLTMKIIGWGVSAKVTFDLLSISNQSS, via the coding sequence ATGGACGCAGCCTTGCTTGGAATGATGCGCTCAGGTGGAAGGAATAAAGCCTGGGCTGAAACAATGGTCAACCTTGAAGCCAGAAAGCTGATTGATACAGCTAACAGGCTGTCAGCCTTACATCTTAACGATGGGCTTACCCGGATGCAGTTTGTCCAGGAAATAAAATCGGTTGTTGATAAGCAGTTTGCCGCCGCCCGACAAGCAAAATCTGATGAAGAATGTCTGGAGTGCGTTAAACAGCTTAGATCTGAAACAGAAAACCTTGAAGAGCAAGGAAGATTACTGCTCACAAAGGCAGCACAACTCTATGCCAAAGTGGAGTTTGTACGCGAGAACAACAAAATTGTGGGTTACATGATTTCCGCTGTTCATGTCGCGCTTTCAGGTTTTGCTGTTGTTGGCGGTGCTTTGATGATCGCGTCAATGACACCTCTTGGCGTGCTGGCTGGTGCCGTTCTCGTTGTTGACGGGCTTAATGGCCTGTCCAAAGAACTTATTAACAACCTGTCTGATGTACAAACAGAAGGCATGTTTGCCGATGGGGCAATGCAGGCTGCAAAATTCATGGGATTTAAACCAGAGTCAGGACTGGCTTTGTACAACACGGTAACGCTCACAGCCAGTGTTTATAGCGTTTGGGGGCTGGCGAGAAAGCCTGGCGCATGGCGGCTTTTCAGATGGCTGCCCCGTGATTACTTCCGTAAGATTGACACCATGAGCCGTCCAAAGCTGACCATGAAAATAATCGGCTGGGGTGTATCGGCTAAGGTGACATTCGATTTACTCAGCATAAGTAACCAATCAAGCTAA
- a CDS encoding PAAR domain-containing protein produces the protein MPAAGTLDSVCSGHGLFPSRQTAEADAGLSINGKAVLVDGKLFKDHTDGKSTHNGKAVSGRPWFTINGKGIVCVDDQVSCGSTVATGDAGFQVN, from the coding sequence ATGCCTGCTGCCGGTACACTGGATTCCGTTTGCTCCGGACACGGTTTGTTCCCTTCGCGCCAGACTGCCGAGGCTGACGCGGGGCTGTCCATCAACGGCAAGGCCGTGCTAGTGGATGGCAAGTTGTTTAAGGACCACACGGACGGCAAAAGCACCCACAACGGAAAGGCGGTCTCTGGCCGTCCATGGTTCACCATCAATGGCAAAGGCATTGTGTGCGTTGACGATCAGGTTTCTTGCGGATCGACAGTCGCAACAGGCGATGCCGGATTCCAGGTGAACTGA